One window of the Salvia miltiorrhiza cultivar Shanhuang (shh) chromosome 6, IMPLAD_Smil_shh, whole genome shotgun sequence genome contains the following:
- the LOC130988574 gene encoding thioredoxin-like protein HCF164, chloroplastic, translating to MASTSSAAVTLPRFRSSSFHSHLHPPRFVNFSSHFQKNYLRRHKIYCANNSDPAPTEEKPESGIDAAATETSSSSAGAGLPEYPTKDLNRRVAVASVLAAVGLFVSGRLDFGGTSLKDLSAEALPYEKALSNGKPTVVEFYADWCEVCKELAPDVYKVKQQFKDKVNFVMLNVDNTKWEQELDEFGVEGIPHFAFLDKDGNEEGNVVGRLPRKYLLENVDALARGEASVPHARVVGQYSSTEARKVHQVVDPRSHG from the exons ATGGCTTCAACTTCCAGCGCCGCCGTCACTCTTCCCCGATTCCGATCCTCATCTTTCCACTCACATCTCCACCCGCCGCGCTTCGTAAATTTCTCCTCACATTTTCAGAAGAATTATCTCCGACGTCACAAGATTTACTGCGCAAACAATTCCGATCCCGCACCAACGGAG GAGAAGCCCGAATCAGGAATTGATGCTGCCGCGACCGAGACGTCGTCGTCGTCGGCTGGTGCTGGATTGCCAGAGTATCCTACTAAGGATCTCAACCGGCGAGTTGCGGTGGCTTCTGTGCTTGCAGCAGTTGGATTGTTCGTGTCTGGGCGGTTGGATTTTGGCGGCACATCGTTGAAGGATCTCTCCGCCGAAGCATTGCCTTATGAGAAG GCTCTTTCAAATGGCAAACCCACTGTTGTTGAGTTCTATGCAGATTGGTGTGAAGTATGTAAGGAATTAGCGCCAGATGTCTACAAAGTGAAACAGCAGTTTAA GGACAAAGTAAATTTTGTTATGTTGAACGTCGATAATACAAAGTGGGAACAAGAGCTTGATGAATTTGGTGTTGAGGGTATTCCCCATTTTGCATTTCTAGACAAAGATGGTAATGAGGAAGGGAATGTGGTAGGCCGCCTCCCAAGAAAGTACCTGCTTGAGAATGTTGATGCCCTGGCTCGCGGGGAAGCAAGCGTGCCTCATGCTCGTGTTGTAGGACAGTATTCAAGTACTGAAGCAAGAAAAGTTCATCAAGTTGTTGATCCTAGAAGTCATGGATAG
- the LOC130988573 gene encoding wall-associated receptor kinase-like 14, giving the protein MILDFLQTILPLLLSISILSLPSSALDINSTSCNRNCGGNTVQYPFGFSDGCGIKLKCGSNSSTIQIGGFDVHNVTSDHILVSIPAKCDRQIDDLVQLFGSNFAPTWRNGLLLENCSEPMNDCVVPRRLVRSTIGLKDCERGEENGDRITCYSVGSNDSTEFLDYETVKETGSCRFLLSSILVGNATQSSSIALDFQKVELGWWVDGGCHEVCDPNAECTEVHYKGKSGHRCKCKHGYVGDGFRAGGVGCRKEVGNCHATSLSIRCGGTKVGILVGGIVAGASLVVVLAVIYYCVKNRATSLKNKLSARRMISEAAGNSSVPLYTYKDIERATNSFSEKQRLGIGAYGTVYAGKLHNDELVAIKKIRYRDHESVDQVMNEIKLLSSVSHQNLVRLLGCCIENGEQILVYEYMANGTLSQHLQRERGSVLPWTIRLTIAAETAHAISHLHSAMNPPIYHRDIKSSNILLDYNFNSKVADFGLSRFGMTDDSHISTAPQGTPGYLDPQYHQNFHLSDKSDVYSFGVVLVEIITAMKVVDFSRSHSEINLAALAIDRIGKGRIDEIVDPFLEPNRDAWTLSSIHKVAELAFRCLAFHRDMRPSMMEVADELEQIRLSGWAPMEETMHMGSSVASTCSSPYQGSEKSFNTSKAKKTTTTAIIGVGSRRLVVSQRAAAAAVATEEVKNNSPVSVQDPWLSQQSSPSTNSLLSNVVR; this is encoded by the exons ATGATTCTCGATTTTCTCCAAACAATTCTCCCGTTATTGTTATCAATTTCAATTCTATCCTTGCCGTCTTCCGCACTCGACATCAATTCCACTTCCTGCAATAGGAACTGCGGTGGAAATACAGTTCAATACCCTTTCGGTTTCTCAGATGGATGCGGAATCAAGCTCAAGTGCGGTAGCAACAGCTCCACGATCCAAATCGGCGGCTTCGACGTGCACAACGTGACGTCTGATCACATCTTAGTAAGTATTCCGGCGAAATGCGACCGTCAGATCGACGACTTGGTCCAACTCTTCGGTTCGAACTTCGCCCCGACGTGGCGCAACGGCCTCCTTCTGGAGAACTGCAGCGAGCCGATGAATGATTGCGTGGTTCCTCGCAGACTGGTGAGGAGCACGATTGGTTTGAAGGATTGCGAAAGGGGGGAGGAAAACGGTGATAGAATAACTTGTTATTCAGTTGGGTCAAATGATTCCACTGAGTTTTTGGATTATGAAACTGTGAAGGAAACAGGGAGCTGTCGCTTTCTGTTGTCGTCGATCTTGGTGGGCAATGCCACCCAGAGCTCTTCGATCGCGCTCGATTTTCAGAAGGTGGAGCTCGGTTGGTGGGTCGACGGCGGCTGTCATGAAGTTTGTGATCCCAACGCCGAATGCACGGAGGTTCATTATAAAGGAAAATCGGGGCATCGTTGCAAGTGTAAACATGGTTACGTCGGAGACGGTTTTCGGGCCGGTGGAGTAGGATGCCGGAAAG AAGTTGGAAACTGCCATGCTACAAGCTTGTCTATTCGATGTGGGGGAACTAAAGTAGGCATTCTTGTTGGAG GGATTGTTGCTGGAGCTAGTTTGGTAGTGGTTCTAGCAGTCATCTATTACTGCGTGAAGAATCGCGCGACGAGTTTGAAGAACAAATTAAGCGCGAGGCGCATGATCAGTGAAGCAGCAGGCAACTCCAGTGTGCCCTTGTATACTTACAAAGACATCGAGAGAGCAACCAACAGCTTCTCTGAGAAGCAAAGACTAGGAATAGGTGCCTATGGCACAGTTTATGCAGGAAAACTCCACAACGATGAGTTGGTAGCAATCAAGAAGATAAGATACCGTGATCACGAGAGCGTCGACCAAGTGATGAATGAGATCAAGCTTCTGTCCTCGGTAAGCCACCAGAATCTGGTCCGCCTTCTCGGGTGCTGCATCGAGAATGGCGAACAGATCCTTGTCTATGAGTACATGGCGAACGGCACCCTGTCCCAGCatctgcagagagagagaggttccgTGCTTCCATGGACGATACGTCTCACCATTGCTGCAGAGACGGCTCACGCCATCTCCCACCTTCACTCAGCCATGAACCCTCCGATATACCACAGAGACATCAAGTCCAGCAACATTCTGCTAGATTACAATTTCAACTCCAAAGTAGCTGACTTCGGGCTTTCTAGGTTTGGCATGACCGACGACTCCCACATCTCCACAGCGCCGCAAGGTACCCCGGGCTACCTCGACCCGCAGTATCACCAGAACTTCCATCTTTCAGACAAGAGCGACGTCTACAGTTTTGGGGTGGTTCTTGTAGAGATAATAACAGCCATGAAAGTGGTCGACTTCTCTCGATCTCACAGCGAGATCAATCTTGCTGCTCTGGCTATCGATAGAATCGGGAAAGGCCGGATAGATGAGATAGTGGACCCCTTCCTTGAGCCGAATAGAGATGCGTGGACACTTTCATCTATTCACAAAGTAGCTGAGCTTGCTTTTAGGTGTCTTGCTTTTCACAGAGACATGAGGCCTTCAATGATGGAAGTGGCAGATGAGCTAGAACAGATACGGCTCAGTGGTTGGGCACCTATGGAAGAAACTATGCACATGGGATCCTCAGTCGCCTCGACTTGCTCATCGCCATACCAAGGAAGTGAGAAATCATTTAACACATCAAAAGCTAAGAAGACGACGACGACGGCCATTATAGGTGTAGGAAGTAGGAGGTTGGTTGTTTCGCAGAGGGCGGCTGCCGCTGCCGTTGCAACAGAAGAGGTGAAGAACAATTCTCCCGTTTCTGTACAAGATCCTTGGTTGAGTCAACAGAGCTCTCCATCAACCAACAGCTTATTGAGTAATGTAGTTCGATAA